The following proteins are co-located in the Solanum pennellii chromosome 1, SPENNV200 genome:
- the LOC107016585 gene encoding mediator-associated protein 2-like → MTSDENFDCAFESGMSTLIRGVNFGARVICVQVRAPVVSVDRVWRISGLETGHPGLDGQEVSLKLHHYGHIGSFEDSSGKSYEVVSCRAQDPDAVVFLSSQSEPKIDGKISRRVSLIHYPEPSELKQNSINLKQMMAQRSSGTTTLTNSSRRFATPSQSTRTRSIMRSGSSSKSTIRKHSDGQSVQDSGKSGRSVLTSSGSFDHSRDKKSKKKRKTDG, encoded by the exons ATGACCTCTGATGAAAATTTCGACTGCGCCTTTGAGTCCGGAATGTCGACTTTG atcCGGGGAGTGAATTTTGGAGCGCGCGTGATCTGCGTTCAG GTCCGAGCACCAGTAGTCAGCGTTGATCGAGTTTGGAGAATTTCTGGTCTGGAGACAGGG CATCCAGGTCTTGATGGGCAAGAAGTTTCGTTGAAGCTCCATCATTATGGGCATATAGGCAGTTTTGAGGATTCATCTG GTAAATCATATGAAGTGGTCAGTTGTAGAGCACAAGACCCAGATGCGGTAGTCTTTCTATCTTCCCAGTCTGAGCCAAAAATTG ATGGCAAAATTTCGCGACGTGTTTCCCTTATCCACTACCCGGAACCAAGTGAGCTTAAACAGAACAGCATAAACTTGAAGCAGATGATGGCTCAGAGATCATCAGGTACTACTACATTGACCAATTCTTCTCGTCGTTTTGCAACTCCTAGTCAAAGTACTAGGACGCGGAGTATTATGCGATCAGGGAGTTCATCCAAATCGACCATTAGAAAACACAGTGATGGCCAATCTGTTCAAGATTCGGGCAAAAGTGGTCGTAGTGTATTAACCTCTTCAGGATCCTTCGATCACTCTCGagataaaaaatcaaagaaaaaaaggaaaactgaTGGTTGA
- the LOC107008511 gene encoding calcium-dependent protein kinase 34-like → MGNCCSSGEEQQPNETTNNNNNNEINNPKNVENNSCTQHNNLDQSSTTPTKTSPSPSSKPSKQSPIGLVLGRPMEDVRSTYTIGKELGRGQFGVTHLCTQKQTNEQYACKTIAKRKLVSKEDIEDVRREVQIMHHLTGQENIVQLKGAYEDKHSVHLVMELCAGGELFDRIIAKGHYTERAAASLLRTIVQIVDTCHSMGVIHRDLKPENFLLLSKDENAPLKATDFGLSVFYKQGDVFKDIVGSAYYIAPEVLKRRYGPEVDIWSIGVMLYILLCGVPPFWAENENGIFNAILHGHIDFSSDPWPSISSGAKDLVRKMLTVDPRQRLTAMQVLNHSWIKEDGEAPDTPLDNAVLHRLKQFRAMNKFKKVALRVIAGCLSEEEIMGLKQMFKNMDTDNSGTITLEELKQGLAKQGTKLSDYEIKQLMEAADADGNGTIDYEEFITATVHMNKMDREEHLYTAFQYFDKDHSGYISREELEQALREFGMDDENDLREIIKEVDTDHDGRINYDEFVAMMKKGNPEAATMNPRKRRDSFVA, encoded by the exons ATGGGGAATTGTTGCTCTAGTGGAGAAGAACAACAACCAAATGaaacaaccaacaacaacaacaacaatgaaatcaacaaccctaaaaatgtagaAAACAATTCATGTACACAACATAACAATCTTGATCAAAGttcaacaacaccaacaaaaaCATCTCCAAGTCCATCATCAAAACCCTCAAAACAATCACCAATAGGACTAGTATTAGGTAGACCAATGGAAGATGTTAGATCAACATATACTATAGGTAAAGAACTAGGTAGAGGACAATTTGGTGTAACACATTTATGTacacaaaaacaaacaaatgaaCAATATGCATGCAAAACAATAGCAAAGAGAAAACTAGTTAGCAAAGAAGATATTGAAGATGTTAGAAGAGAAGTACAAATAATGCATCATTTAACAGGTCAAGAAAACATTGTACAACTTAAAGGAGCTTATGAAGACAAACATAGTGTACATTTGGTCATGGAATTATGTGCTGGTGGTGAACTTTTCGATAGAATTATCGCGAAAGGACATTATACAGAACGCGCTGCAGCTTCGTTGTTAAGAACAATTGTTCAAATTGTTGATACTTGTCATTCTATGGGAGTTATACATAGAGATCTGAAGCCTGAAAATTTTTTACTACTTAGTAAAGATGAGAATGCACCTCTTAAGGCTACCGATTTTGGTCTTTCCGTCTTTTATAAGCAAG GAGATGTATTTAAGGATATTGTAGGTAGTGCATATTATATTGCACCTGAAGTATTGAAAAGAAGATATGGACCAGAAGTTGATATATGGAGTATTGGTGTTATGTTATATATTCTTCTTTGTGGAGTTCCTCCTTTTTGGGCAG aaaatgaaaATGGAATTTTCAATGCAATATTACATGGACATATTGATTTTTCTAGTGATCCATGGCCTTCAATTTCAAGTGGAGCAAAAGACCTAGTCAGAAAGATGTTAACTGTTGACCCTAGGCAGAGGTTAACAGCTATGCAAGTCCTAA atcATTCATGGATCAAAGAAGATGGAGAAGCACCAGACACACCTCTTGATAATGCTGTATTACATAGACTCAAACAATTTAGAGCTATGAACAAATTCAAGAAAGTTGCTCTTCGG gttattGCAGGATGTTTATCAGAAGAAGAAATTATGGGATTGAAGCAAATGTTTAAAAATATGGATACTGATAATAGTGGAACAATAACACTTGAGGAATTAAAACAAGGATTAGCCAAACAAGGGACTAAATTATCTGATTATGAGATTAAACAACTAATGGAAGCA gctGATGCTGATGGAAATGGAACAATAGACTATGAAGAGTTCATCACAGCAACAGTGCACATGAACAAAATGGATAGAGAAGAACATCTTTACACTGCATTCCAATATTTTGATAAGGATCATAGTgg ATATATATCAAGAGAAGAGTTAGAGCAAGCTCTTAGAGAATTTGGTATGGATGATGAAAATGATCTGAGGGAAATCATTAAGGAAGTTGACACTGATCAT gaTGGTCgaattaattatgatgaatttgtAGCTATGATGAAGAAAGGAAATCCAGAGGCAGCAACAATGAATCCAAGAAAAAGAAGGGATTCATTTGTAGCATAA